In a single window of the Cryptococcus tetragattii IND107 chromosome 1, whole genome shotgun sequence genome:
- a CDS encoding glutaredoxin: MSSDVKYLVDKAIADNKVVVFSKTYCPYCKRAKSYLAEDTKDIEILELDERDDGPAIQAYLKELNGQGTVPHVYINKEFIGGSSDLLKLSHEQVKKKISATSSA, from the exons ATGAGCTCCGACGTTAAATATCTGGTCGATAAGGCCATCGCCGATAACAAAGTCGTCGTATTTTCGAAGACCTACTGCCCT TACTGCAAGCGGGCTAAGTCTTACCTCGCAGAGGATACTAAGGACATCGAGATCCTTGA ACTCGACGAACGCGATGACGGTC CTGCCATCCAAGCTTACCTCAAGGAACTCAACGGCCAGGGCACTGTTCCCCATGTCTATATCAACAAGGAGTTCATCGGTGGCTCCAGCGACctcctcaagctctctCACGAGcaggtcaagaagaagatctctGCTACCTCGTCCGCTTAG